Below is a genomic region from Fusobacterium nucleatum.
ACAAATTTTATTTTTTTCTTCAAGTCTTTTAATTAATTTTTTTTCATATCTAACTTTTCCTATACCAGAAGTATATATAAAAAATAGATTTTTTACATCACTATCTAAAATTTTATCTAACAGCTCTTCAATATTTTTAGAAAATCTTCCCCAATATATTCCAGAAGCTAAACCAATTTTTGGGTAATTATCTATGGCATTTATATCAAAATTATTTACTTTTATAATATCCACATCATTATAGTTTTCTTTTAAAGATAAAACTAATTTTTCTGTATTCATATTATGCATTGAATCATAGACTATACATATTTTTTCCATATAAAAACCTCCTATCATAATAAATAAACTTTGTTATTTCTATTTATTCTAAATTTTTTTAAATAAATCCCTAAATTTTAATTTATTTTTTCTTCCTTCTATAAACCAAGAAATATTAGCTTGAAGAAAATATAAAATTTTTGGATAATTAGGATTGATGTAAATATCTTCATCACCTTTTAATGAGAGTATATTTTTAGAGAATTTTTCTAATATTATTCCTAAATTTTTTAAAGGTCCTTGCCCTAATGGAACTTTCTTTAAGTGAGAAAGTAACTCTCCCCCACCAACTCCAATTCCTTGTCCCCATTGTGCATTTACCTTTTTACTCCAACATCTTATTTGAGATATAGCTAAATGATTTTGGACTCCTTCAAAGAAACCATTATTAACTATGCAATAAATTTTTGTTTTGGAATTTATAACATTCTCATCCTCAAATCTTACAAGTAAATCTAATAAATTAGCTGGAATACTGTCAACATAAAGAGGAAAAATAAAAATTAAAATATCACTGTTGTAAATATCAGTTTTTATATCATCATCTAATTTAATAGAAAATGAAAAAAATTCATTAATTTCATTTTCTTTTATAAAATTTAATAAATAATTTTTTAATATTTCAGAATTACTTTTTTTGAATCTTGGACTGCCATTTATAATTGTTATTTTCATAATATTCTCCATTTAACTAATAGTTTCTAAAAAAGAAACAGTAAAGTTAGTGACATTTAGATTAATACAATTGGCTTTAACCATATTTTTAGCAATTTCTTTTTCTTCATCAGCTATATCTTCTCCGTAAAAATATAGCTCAAAATACAAATTTTTTTTATATCTTATTGTATGATGCATTTCTTTATTTTTAATTTTAAAGAATGGAAGTAAGTATGGAATACTTCTGTCTAATACATTTTTTATAAAAGGGCTATACGAACCATAACAACATCTACTTATAATTATTATTTTTTCTACCTTTGAATATAATTCAGCTAGATTATCATAACCATCTTTTATTCTACATTCACCTGGATTTTTAGTCCAACAATAAAAGCAACCTGTACAACTTTTAATTTTTTTATTGTTAGTAATTACTAAACTGTTATCAATAATTCCATATATAGTTTTTAATTTTTCTTCAGGTAGGTCATGTATAATTATTTCCATATCATCCCTCCTTCTTAATTTTCTTTACAATAAGTAATAAAACTTGCCTTTATAATTTCTTCAATTTTACACTCCCAATTTTCAAGATAATTTTTACTTGTCATATTTATTACTGCTACTAAGCCAGCAACTAAAGACCACATAGCTAGAATTTTATTTTGTATATCTTCATTTGAAATACCAAGTTTTGAAAATTTATTAATAGCTTCTTCTTTTAATATATCCAATGCAGTCATATTATTATTATCAATTTTTATAGATAAATCTATTTCAATATCTTTTCTTGAAGATAAAAAATAATAGTATTTTGGATTTTTAAGAAAAAATATAACATAAGTTTTACCTAACATCACTAAAAGATTTTCTTTATTTTTATATTTTTTTCTTGTATTTTCTAATTCTAATTTAAGTAAATTAAGGATATAAAGACTCATTCCTTTCAGTAGCTCATCTTTACTTTTAAAATGTGTATAAGGAGCAGAATTACTAACACCACATATTATAGCAAGTTTTCTTAATGATAATTTATTTTCACCAACTTCATTTATAAGTTCTATACCTTTTTTTATTAACTCTTCTTTTAAATTTCCATGATGATAACTTTTTTCCATATAAATCCTCCTTTTATACAATCTTAATCTTGATAAGATTATATAACAAAATCTTAACAGTGTAAAGATACTTTTAAAAAGATTTTATTATAACTGTTTCTTTTAATTTTCTTAATATTTTTTATAAAAATTATGATATAATAAATAATCATGAAAATATTTAGAGGTTTAGAATGTCAAAAATCATTATAAAAAAAGAAAAGGAACAAAAAATTTTAAATTTTTATCCTAATGTGTATAAAGATGAAATAAAAGATATAATAGGAAATGTTAAAACAGGAGATATAGTTGATGTAATTACAAGTGACATGAGGTTTTTAGCAAGAGGTTATGTTACAGAAGGAACATCGGCTTTTGTAAGAATTTTAACAACAAAAGATGAAAAAATTGATAGAAAATTTATATTTGAAAGAATTAAAAATGCTTATGAAAAAAGAAAGCATTTATTAGATGAAACAAATAGTGTGAGAGCTTTTTATTCTGAGGCAGATTTTATACCAGGATTAATAATAGATAAATTTGATAAATATGTATCTATTCAATTTAGAAATTCTGGTGTAGAAATTTTTAGACAAGATATTATAGAAGCTGTAAAAAAATATTTAAAGCCAAAGGGTATTTATGAGAGAAGTGATGTAGAAAATAGGGTTATTGAAGGGGTTGAAACAAAAACTGGAATAATTTTTGGGGAAATTCCTGAAAGAACTATTATGGTAGATAATGGAGTCAAATATAGTATAGATATAGTTGATGGACAAAAAACAGGTTTCTTTTTAGATCAGAGAGATTCAAGAAAATTTATAGCTAAATACATCAATAATCAAACAAGATTTTTAGATGTTTTTTCAAGTAGTGGTGGCTTTTCTATGTCGGCACTGAAAAATGGTGCAAAAGAAGTTATTGCTATGGATAAGGATAGTCATGCACTTGAATTATGTTATGAAAATTATAAATTAAATCAATTTACAGCAGATTTTTCAACAATAGAAGGAGATGCTTTTCTTATGCTAAATAGTTTAGCTACAAGAAATAAAAAGTTTGATATCATAACTCTTGATCCACCTTCACTTATAAAAAAGAAAACTGAAATATATAAAGGGAGAGATTTTTTCTTAGATTTATGTGATAAGAGCTTTAAACTTTTAGAAGATGGTGGAATTTTAGGAGTTATTACTTGTGCATATCATATAACTTTGCAAGACTTGATTGAAGTAACTAGAATGTCTGCTTCAAAAAATAATAAACTTTTAAGTGTTGTGGGAATAAATTATCAACCAGAAGATCACCCTTGGATATTACATATCCCCGAAACACTATATTTAAAAGCCTTATGGGTTAAGGTAGAAGGAAGATAAACTAGGAGGAAAATAATGTATTTAGATATTTTAATTTTAATAATTTTTATATTAGGAATATTCAGTGGAGTAAAAAATGGTATTTTTGTGGAGATTATCTCAGTGTTTGGGTTTGCAGTTAATTTACTTATAACAAAAATATATACACCAGTTGTTTTAAAATTTTTAAAAAGGTCTGATGCTTCCTTTGAAAATAACTATGTAATAACTTATATAGTAACTTTTATAACAGTATATTTAGTTGTGTCTATGATACTGATATTTGTAAAAAAAGCATTTAAAGGATTAAAAAAAGGTTTCTTTAATAAAATGATGGGAGGAGTAGCCGGTTTTATAAAAGCGTTAATAGTTTCACTTGTAATAATATTAGTTTATACTTATAGTACAAAGTTAGCACCTTCATTGGAAAAATATTCACAAGGAAGTTCTGCGATAAGTATATTTTACGAAATTGTTCCAAGTTTTGAAGCTTATATTCCTGATATACTTGTGGAAGATTTTAATAAGAATGCAACCAAAAAAATTATTGAAAAGAATATTAATACAATGCTATAAGGTGAATTATGAAAATAATAAATAAATATATTTTAGATGAATTAAAAGGACCAATTATATTGGCAGTCTTTGTATTTACTTTTATTTTCTTATTGGATATTGTTGTAACTATGATGGAACACATAATAGTAAAAGGGATTTCAGTTTTTGATGTTTTAAGATTACTTTCCTTTTATATTCCACCTATACTTACTCAAACTATTCCAATAGGAATGTTTTTAGGTATAATGATATGTTTTACTAAATTTAGTAGAAATAGTGAATCAGTGGCTATGGTATCAACAGGAATGTCTATTAGAGATATTTTAAAACCAATACTTGCTATTGCAATAGGAGCATCGATTTTTATAGTTTTCTTACAAGAAAGTATAATACCTCGTTCTTTTATAAAATTAAAGTATGTAGGAACTAAAATAGCCTATGAAAATCCAGTTTTTCAATTAAAAGAAAAGACTTTTATAGATAATTTGGATGAATATAGTATCTATGTTGATGAGGTTAGTTCTGATGGTAAAGCAAAAAATATTATTGCCTTTGAAAAGCCAGAAGATAAAAATAAATTTCCTATGGTATTAACAGGAGAAGAAGCTTTTTGGAAAGACAGTGCCATTATTATAAAAGAGTCACAATTTGTTAGTTTTGATGAAAAAGGAAAGAAGAATTTAGTAGGAACTTTTGATGAAAAGAGAGTTGTATTAACAGCATATTTTCAAGATTTAAATATAAAAATAAAAGATGTTGAGGCACTTAGTATTATTGACCTTATTAAAGGTTTAAAAAAGGTTGAAGCCACAGAAGTTATAAAATATAAGATAGAAATTTTTAGAAAATTAGCCTTAGTTTTTTCTACTGTTCCTCTTGCAGTTATAGGATTTTGCCTTTCTTTAGGACATCATAGAATATCAAAAAAGTATTCGTTTGTTTTAGCAATGATAATAGTATTTGCTTACATTATATTTTTAAATATAGGAATTGTTATGGCAACAGCTGGGAAATTAAATCCATTTATTGCAACTTGGACACCAAATTTACTTTTATATTTATTAGGATATAAATTGTATAAAGCAAAAGAGGTGAGAGGAATATAATGATAAAAAAAATGGATATATATATAAGTAAATATTTCATAAAATTCTTTTTAATGAATATAATTGGTTTTATGGGAGTGTTTTTACTTGCTCAAACATTTAAAATAATTAAATATATTAATCAAGGTAAACTTGCAGGAGGAGAAATTTTTGATTATATTCTAAATCTATTACCTAAAATGTTTGTTGAAACTGCACCTCTTTCTGTATTACTAGCAGGACTTATAACTATAAGTATAATGGCTAGTAACTTAGAGATAGTTTCATTAAAAACATCAGGAATAAGGTTTTTAAGGATAGTTAGAGCACCTCTTATTATAGCTTTTGTAATTTCATTATTTGTGTTTTTTGTAAATAATTCTATCTATACAAAATCACTAGCTAAAATTAATTTTTATAGAAGAGGTGAGATAGATGAAACTCTAAAATTACCTACAACAAAAGAAAATGCCTTTTTTATAAATAACACAGAAGGATATTTGTATTTAATGGGAAAAATAAATAGAGAAACTGGTCTTGCAGAAAATATTGAAGTTGTTAAGTTTAATACAGAAATTTCTAAACCAAAAGAAATAATCACAGCTAAAAGTGCTAAGTTTGATACAGAAGAAAATAAATGGATTTTTAGTAATGTAAATATTTATAATGTAGAAACTAAGGAAACAACTGCTAAAACTGAATATAAATCTAATTTATATAAAGATGATCCAAGTAATTTTATAAGAGCCTCAGCAGAAGACCCTAGGATGTTGACAATAAAGGAACTGAAAAAGACTATAAAAGAGCAAAAAAATATAGGTGAAGATACAAGAATATATCTTGCAGAACTTGCTAAGAGATACTCTTTTCCATTTGCTAGTTTTATAGTTGCATTTATTGGACTTTCAGTGAGTAGTAAGTATGTTAGAGGTGGAAGAACAACAATGAATTTAGTTATTTGTGTTGTTGCAGGTTATGGTTATTATTTAGTATCAGGGGCATTTGAAGCTATGAGTTTAAATGGAATATTAAATCCATTTATAGCAAGTTGGATACCTAATATTTTATATTTAATAATAGGTATATATTTTATGAATAGAGCAGAATATTAAAAAAGTTAAGGAGTAAAAATTGTGGAGAATGTTAAGTTAAAAAAACTAGACAATGGAATAACATTAATAACAGAAAACTTACCTGATATAAGTACATTTAGTATGGGATTTTTTGTTAAAACAGGTGCTATGAATGAAACTAAAAAAGAAAGTGGAATTTCACATTTTATAGAGCATTTAATGTTTAAAGGAACAAAAAATAGAACGGCAAAAGAAATTTCTGAATTTGTTGATTTTGAAGGTGGAATTTTAAATGCTTTTACTTCAAGAGATTTAACATGTTATTATATAAAGCTTTTATCTTCAAAAATTGATATAGCTATTGATGTTCTTACTGATATGTTACTTAACTCAAATTTTGATGAAGAAAGTATAGAAAAAGAAAGAAATGTGATCATAGAAGAAATAAAAATGTATGAAGATATTCCTGAAGAAATAGTACATGAAAAAAATGTGGAATATGCTTTAAGAGGAGTCCACTCAAATTCAATATCTGGTACAGTTGCAAGTTTAAAAAAGATAGACAGAAAAGCAATTTTAAATTATTTAGAAAAACATTATGTAGCTGAAAATTTAGTTATTGTTGCATCTGGAAATATAGATGAAAAATACCTATATAAAGAATTAAATAAAAAAATGAAAAATTTTAGAAAAGCTAAAAAAGAAGAAGTACTAGATTTAGCTTATGAAATAAAAAAAGGTAAGAAGGTTGTTAAAAAATCTTCAAATCAAATACATCTTTGTTTTACTACAAGAGGAGTTTCTTCAAAGTCAGAACTAAGATATCCAGCAGCAATAATTTCAAATGTTTTAGGTGAAGGAATGAGTTCAAGACTATTTCAAAAAATAAGAGAAGAAAGGGGACTTGCTTATTCAGTTTATACTTATCTTACAAGATTTGAGAATTGTGGATTACTTTCTGTATATGTTGGAACTACAAAAGAAGATTATAAAGAAGTTATAAAACTTATAAAAGAAGAGTTTAAAAACATTAAAGAAAATGGTATATCAGAAAGAGAACTAAGAAAAGCTAAGAATAAATATGAAAGTGCTTTTACATTTAGTTTAGAAAGCACAAGTTCAAGAATGAATAGATTAGCTTCTACATATATTATTTATGGAAAAATTATAAGTCTTGATAAGGTGAGAGAAGATATAGAAAAAGTAACTTTAAAAGACATTAAGAAAGCTGCAGAATTTTTATTTGATGAACAATATTATTCACAAACAATAGTAGGAGATATATAAAATGAAAAAAGTACAAGTAAAAGTTGTTAGAGAAAAAGGTGTAGAACTACCTAAATATGAAACAGAAGGTTCTGCTGGAATGGATGTTAGGGCAAATATAAAAGAGTCTATAACATTGAAATCATTGGAAAGAATTTTAATTCCTACTGGATTAAAAGTTGCAATTCCAGAAGGATATGAAATTCAAGTTAGACCAAGAAGTGGCTTAGCAATTAAACATGGTATAACTATGCTTAATACACCAGGAACTGTTGACAGTGATTATAGAGGTGAATTGAAGGTTATAGTGGTTAATTTAAGTAATGAGGCTTATACCATTGAGCCAGATGAAAGGATAGGGCAATTTGTTTTAAATAAAATAGAACAGATTGAATTTATTGAAGTTGAAGAATTAGATAGTACTGAGCGTGGTGAAGGTGGTTTTGGACATACTGGAAAATAAATGGAGATTTAAAAAATTATGCAAAATAATACATACTTAAAAAAAATATCAAAATTTAGTGTATTTTTTATTGTTAATATACTGTTACTTTTTATTATAAGTTTATCTACTATATATAGTGCAACAATTACTAAAAGTGAACCTTTCTTTTTAAAGGAAATAGTTTGGTTTATTATTAGTATTTTTGTATTTGTTGGAGTGTCCTTAATTGATTATAGAAAATACTATAAGTATGCAACAGCAATTTATATTTTTAATATACTTATGCTATTATCTGTATTAGTTATTGGAACATCAAGGCTAGGAGCTAAAAGGTGGATAGATTTAGGACCATTAGCTTTGCAACCTTCTGAGTTTTCAAAATTATTTTTGATTTTTACTTTTTCAGCATATCTTATCAATAATTATTCAGATAGATATACAGGTTTTAGAGCAATGTTTATGAGTTTTTTACACATATTTCCTGTATTTTTCTTGATTGCCATTGAGCCAGATTTAGGAACTTCATTAGTTATTATTTTAATATATGGAATGTTACTCTTTTTGAATAAACTTGAATGGAAGTGTATAGCAACAGTTTTTTTTACCATAGCAGCCTTTATACCAATCTCGTATAAATTTTTATTAAAAGGTTATCAAAAAGACAGAATAGATACTTTTTTAAATCCAGAACTTGATGCTTTAGGGACTGGTTGGAATATAACACAGTCAAAAATTGCTATTGGCTCAGGAAAAATATTTGGTAAAGGATTTTTAAATAATACACAGGGAAAGTTAAAATATCTTCCAGAATCTCATACAGATTTTATAGGTTCTGTTTTTCTTGAAGAAAGGGGCTTTTTAGGAGGAAGTATGCTACTTCTTATTTATATTGTTCTTTTGGTACAGATTATTTATATTGCTGATACAACAGAAGATAAGTTTGGAAGATATGTATGCTATGGTATAGCAACTATTTTCTTTTTCCATATATTTGTAAATATGGGAATGATAATGGGAATTATGCCAGTAACTGGACTACCATTGCTTTTAATGAGTTATGGAGGAAGTTCCTTAGTGTTTTCATTTTTAATACTTGGAGTTGTTCAAAGTGTAAGAATCCATAGAGGAAATAAATAATGATAGAATACATAATTGATGAAGAATATGAAAGTGTTAGAGTGGATAGATTTTTAAGAAAACACTTAAAAAATATAAATCTTTCTGAAATATATAAAATGTTAAGGAAAGGCAAAATAAAGGTTAATAACAAAAAAGTTTCCCAAGATTATAGATTGGTTTTGGGAGATATTGTACTTATATTTTTATCTGAAAATTTTAAAGAAAATAATGAAGAGAAATTTATTGAGCTTAGTCAAGAAAGAAAAATAAAATTAAAAGAAATGATAGTTTTTGAAAATGAAAATTTATTTGTAATAAATAAATTATTGGGAGATGTTGTTCATAAAGGCAGTGGGCATAATATTTCTCTACTTGAAGAATTTAGAAGTTATTATTCAAATAATAATGCAAATTTTGTGAATCGTATAGATAAATTGACATCTGGCTTAGTTATTGGGGCTAAAAATATAAAAACAGCTAGGGAAGTAGCAAAAGAGATTCAAGCTGGTAATATAATAAAAAGATACTATATTTTAGTAAATGGAAAAATAGAAAAAGATAATTTTATTTTAGAAAATTACTTAAAAAAAGATGAAGAAAAGGTTATGGTATCAGATGTTGAAAAAGAGGGATATAAAAAATCTATAACATATTTTAAGAAAATAAAAGAATATAATAAGTATACTTTACTGGAAGCTGAGCTTAAAACTGGTAGAACACATCAATTAAGAGCACAGTTAAACCATATTGGAAATAATATTGTAGGGGATAGAAAATATGGAAAAAATGAGAAAGAAGATATAATGTATCTATTCTCTTATTATTTAAAAATAGATTTATATAATTTAGAAATTAAATTAGAAATACCAAATTTTTTTAAACTAAATTTTCATAAAAATAGTTCGTTACTAGCCAAATTTCTTAACAGATAAAAATTAAGAATTCGCTGCAAATTCGCTAAACTCGCTTCACTCAAACACAGCGAGATTTGCTCGGCTCATTCTATTTAATTTTTATCCTAAAATTTGGAATGTAACTCACTTATTTTTATTTTAATTAATATATATATTTATAGTATGATTTAGGAGGGAAAAATGAGCTTTTTGGATGGGTATTTTAAAATAACTGAAAGGGATAGTACTATTTCAAGAGAAGTTATGGGAGGAATTACAACATTTTTAGCAATGGCTTATATAATAATTGTAAATCCATCTATCTTATCGCTTTCTGGAATGGATAAAGGAGCTTTAATAACAGTTACTTGTTTAGCTTCTTTTATAGGGACAATTATAGCAGGGATATGGGCAAATTCACCTATTGCACTTGCACCAGGTATGGGACTTAATGCTTTCTTTACTTATACATTGACATTAGAAAAACAAGTCCCTTGGCAAACAGCATTAGGAATAGTATTTTTATCAGGATGTTTTTTTCTAATTTTAGCAATAGGTGGTATTAGAGAAAAAATAGCAAATTCTATTCCAGTACCATTAAGATTAGCAGTTGGAGGAGGAATTGGTTTATTTATAGCATTTATAGGACTTAAATCTATGGGAATAGTTGTTGCAAATCAAGCTACTTATGTAGGGCTTGGTGAATTTACAAAAACTACTTGTGTTTCTATAATTGGACTTTTTATTATTGCTATAATGGAAATAAAAAGAATGAAAGGTGGAATACTTTTAGGAATTATTGTAACAACTATACTAGGAATTATTATAGGAGATGTATCTTTACCGGAAAAGATAATTTCTTTACCTCCTAGTCCAGCCCCTATTATATTTAAATTGGATATTTTATCTGCAATGAAATTATCATTGATAGGTCCAATATTCTCATTTATGTTTGTTGATTTATTTGACTCATTAGGAACTCTTATGAGTTGTTCAAAAGAAATGGGACTTGTAAATGAAAAAGGGGAAATAAAAAATCTTGGAAGAATGCTATATACAGATGCTGCTTCAACAATAATGGGAGCTTCAATAGGAACGTCAACAGTAACAGCTTATGTTGAATCTGCTGCTGGGATTGTGGCAGGAGCTAGAACAGGACTTGCTGCAACAGTAACAGCCTTAGGTTTCTTATTATCATTATTTTTTACTCCACTTATTAATATAGTGCCAGGTTATGCGACAGCGCCAGCATTAATAATAGTTGGAATATTTATGTTTAGACAAGTGGCAGGACTTGATTTTTCTGATTTTAAAATTTTATTTCCAGCTTTTATTACAATATTTACGATGCCTTTAACTTATAGTATAAGTACAGGGTTAGCATTAGGATTTTTATCATATTTAATTGTTCATATATTAGTAGGAGATTTCAAAAAACTTAACATAACTTTGTTCTTTATTGGTACAATATGTTTACTTCACTTACTGGTATAATAAATTTGTAAAAAAAATATTGAAATATAATATTTTTTCTTGACATTAAACTATTTTTATAGTAGAATGCGAAGGAAAGGTAGAGAAAACAACTTCTCTTGTTCAAACTATTTAACTTTTATAAAATATATGGAGGTATTTAAATGACAAAAAAGGAATTTGTAAATGCATTTGCTGAAAAAGGAAACCTAAAAATTAAAGACTCTGAAAGATTAGTAAACGCTTTCTTAGAAACTGTAGAAGGTGCTTTACTAAAAGGTGATGGAGTAAGATTTATAGGATTTGGTTCTTGGGAAGTAAAAGAAAGAAGTGCGAGAGAAGTTAAAAACCCTCAAACTGGAAAAATGATCAAAGTTGAAGCTAAAAAAGTTGTTAAGTTTAAAGTTGGAAAACCTTTAGCTGACAAAGTAGCTGGACACAAAGGTGTTAAAAAAGCTACTAAGAAAAAATAGGAATTAAATGGTTTAAAGTTAAAAAGGATTTAAAGTTGTCACTAACTCTAAATCCTTTTTTATTATATTATCTATATTTTATAGCTTTATAAATTTGTATTAAAATAGTTGGTATTAAAGATAGTACATAAATTTCTACAAAGTTAATAGGTTCAATTTTTGTAATTCCAAAGACTGTATAAACAGAAGGAATTAATAAAACTGCATTTAATAGAATAAAGCCTAACCCAAAAGCTATTAAAGAAAATTTATTTTTAAAGAATCCAATAGCAAATACATTTCTTTGCCCTCTGTAATCAATTCCATGAAATAGTCTTGCTAAACATAATGTAGCAAATGCCATTGTAGAACCTTTTAATGCTGAATCTTTTAAACCTATATAGAAAGCTATTATAATAAATACAGCAATTAAAACTCCTTCAATCATAAGTTTAGAGGAAAATCTTTTTGTAAGTATTGCTTCATTAGGGTCTCTTGGTTTTTCATCTAAGATATCTTCATTTTTAGGCTCAACTCCAACTGCTATTGATGGTAAACTATCTGTTAGTAGGTTTATAAATAATAATTGTACAGGAGAGAATATCACAGGTAAATTAGCAAGTGATGAATATAGAACAGCAAGTATAGCAGCGGTATTTCCTGAAAGTAAAAAACCTATTGCATTTTTTATATTTCTATAAACATTTCTTCCTGTTATTATAGCTTTAACTATTGTAGAGAAGTTATCATCAGCAAGTATCATAGATGCAGCATTTTTAGAAACTTCTGTACCAGTTATTCCCATTGCAATACCAATATTAGCCTTTTTTAATGCAGGAGCATCATTTACACCATCACCAGTCATAGCACAAATTTTACCAAGTTTTTGCCAAGCATTAACAATTCTTATCTTATGTTCAGGAGAAACTCTTGCATAAACTGAAATTTTTTCAACTGATTTTTCTAATTCCTCATCAGACATTTTTTCAAGTTCTACACCTTCGATAGCTATATCTCCATCTTTAAATATTCCTATATTTTTTGCTATTGTCCTAGCTGTAATTTTATGATCTCCTGTTATCATAACAGGCTTAATTCCACCTCTTATACATTCTTGCACTGCAACTTTTGATTCTTCTCTTGGAGGATCTATCATACCAACAAGAGCATGGAAAATATAAGAAACTTCATCTTGAGTAGTTAGCTCTTTTTCTTCATCTATATGTTTATATGCAAATGTTAAAACTCTTAAACCTTCTTCTGCTAAATCATTATTTACTTTTTCAATCTTTTTAATAAACTCTTGATTTATATCTTGAATATTTCCATTTTCATCAATGAAATATTTAAATCTAGTTATAAGTGAATCAA
It encodes:
- the rodA gene encoding rod shape-determining protein RodA — its product is MQNNTYLKKISKFSVFFIVNILLLFIISLSTIYSATITKSEPFFLKEIVWFIISIFVFVGVSLIDYRKYYKYATAIYIFNILMLLSVLVIGTSRLGAKRWIDLGPLALQPSEFSKLFLIFTFSAYLINNYSDRYTGFRAMFMSFLHIFPVFFLIAIEPDLGTSLVIILIYGMLLFLNKLEWKCIATVFFTIAAFIPISYKFLLKGYQKDRIDTFLNPELDALGTGWNITQSKIAIGSGKIFGKGFLNNTQGKLKYLPESHTDFIGSVFLEERGFLGGSMLLLIYIVLLVQIIYIADTTEDKFGRYVCYGIATIFFFHIFVNMGMIMGIMPVTGLPLLLMSYGGSSLVFSFLILGVVQSVRIHRGNK
- a CDS encoding NCS2 family permease, encoding MSFLDGYFKITERDSTISREVMGGITTFLAMAYIIIVNPSILSLSGMDKGALITVTCLASFIGTIIAGIWANSPIALAPGMGLNAFFTYTLTLEKQVPWQTALGIVFLSGCFFLILAIGGIREKIANSIPVPLRLAVGGGIGLFIAFIGLKSMGIVVANQATYVGLGEFTKTTCVSIIGLFIIAIMEIKRMKGGILLGIIVTTILGIIIGDVSLPEKIISLPPSPAPIIFKLDILSAMKLSLIGPIFSFMFVDLFDSLGTLMSCSKEMGLVNEKGEIKNLGRMLYTDAASTIMGASIGTSTVTAYVESAAGIVAGARTGLAATVTALGFLLSLFFTPLINIVPGYATAPALIIVGIFMFRQVAGLDFSDFKILFPAFITIFTMPLTYSISTGLALGFLSYLIVHILVGDFKKLNITLFFIGTICLLHLLV
- a CDS encoding RluA family pseudouridine synthase; translated protein: MIEYIIDEEYESVRVDRFLRKHLKNINLSEIYKMLRKGKIKVNNKKVSQDYRLVLGDIVLIFLSENFKENNEEKFIELSQERKIKLKEMIVFENENLFVINKLLGDVVHKGSGHNISLLEEFRSYYSNNNANFVNRIDKLTSGLVIGAKNIKTAREVAKEIQAGNIIKRYYILVNGKIEKDNFILENYLKKDEEKVMVSDVEKEGYKKSITYFKKIKEYNKYTLLEAELKTGRTHQLRAQLNHIGNNIVGDRKYGKNEKEDIMYLFSYYLKIDLYNLEIKLEIPNFFKLNFHKNSSLLAKFLNR
- a CDS encoding HU family DNA-binding protein, which codes for MTKKEFVNAFAEKGNLKIKDSERLVNAFLETVEGALLKGDGVRFIGFGSWEVKERSAREVKNPQTGKMIKVEAKKVVKFKVGKPLADKVAGHKGVKKATKKK